GTCGGTGGAACATGACCGCAGCCTGTCCCTGAGCCAGGAAGACCGTGTGCACCACTCACGGCCGGCCATCGACTACCTGTTTGCCTCGGCTGCCGATGTGTACGGGCCGCGCCTGCTGGCGATCCTGTTGACCGGCGCAAACCAGGACGGCGCGCAGGGGCTGGCCCACGTCAAGCAATCCGGCGGCACCACCATCGTGCAGGACCCCAAACAGGCACGGATCGCCGTGATGCCCCTGGCGGCCCTGGCCTTGCATACACCTGACCATATTCTTTCCTTGAGCCAGATCGGCTCATTGCTGGCTTCCCTGGAACCCTTCCCATGTTAAGTACTGTCCAGGCCAAACTGCTGATCGTCGACGATCTGCCGGAAAACCTGCTGGCCCTTGAAGCGCTGATCAAGCGCGAGGATCGCCAGGTCTTCAAGGCATTGAGTGCCGACGAGGCGTTGTCCTTGTTGCTGGAACACGAATTCGCCATGGCGATTCTCGACGTGCAGATGCCCGGCATGAACGGTTTCGAACTGGCCGAACTGATGCGCGGCACCGAAAAGACCAAGAACATTCCCATTGTGTTCGTCAGCGCCGCCGGCCGCGAACTCAACTATGCCTTCAAGGGCTATGAAAGCGGGGCGGTAGACTTCCTGCACAAGCCGCTGGACATCCACGCGGTCAAGAGCAAGGTCAATGTGTTCGTCGACCTGTATCGCCAGAGCAAGGCGATGAAGCTGCAAGTCGAGGAACTGGAGCGCAGCCGCCGCGAGCAGGAGCTGTTGCTTACGCGCCTGCAGGCTACACAGGCCGAGCTGGAACAGGCGGTGCGTATGCGTGACGACTTCATGTCGATTGTCGCCCACGAAGTGCGTACGCCTCTGAACGGTCTGATTCTGGAGACCCAGCTGCGCAAGATGCACCTGGCCCGTGACAACGCTGCCGCGTTTACCCTGGACAAGATGCATGCGATGGTCGACCGCGATGAGCGCCAGATCAAAAGCCTGATCCGCCTGATCGAAGACATGCTCGATGTGTCGCGCATCCGCACCGGCAAACTGTCCATACGCCCGGCGCATTTTGATCTGGCGCAACTGGTGCGCAACCTCGTACATAACTTCGAACCACAGGTCGCCGCTGCCGAGTCGTCGATGCAGTTGGTGGCCGACGAGGCTGTGGAAGGCAACTGGGATGAGTTTCGTATCGAGCAGGTGATTACCAACCTGCTGACCAATGCCCTGCGCTACGGGGCCAAAAGCCCGGTGGATGTGCGGGTGTATACCGAGCATGGCGAGGCGCGTGTGGAAGTGCGCGACCGTGGCATTGGTATCAGTGAAGCCAACCAGAAGCGCATTTTTCAGCAGTTCGAACGGGTTTCCGCCAACCATGCCGCCGCTGGCCTGGGCCTGGGGTTGTTTATTTCCGAGCAGATTGTTGCTGCCCATGGCGGCACCATTGAGGTCGAGAGCCAGATAGGCGAGGGCGCCCTGTTTCGGGTGTGCCTGCCCCTTGAGGCGGCTGCGTGAAATCAATCGTCAGCTCAACGCAACCTCTGCGTGACCCCATGGTCGTAACTGCAGCAATTGACCGGACAAAGGCTTCCCATGAGTGAAGATGCGCAAGATGTCGTACTGATCGTCGAGGATGACGAATCCATTATGTTTGTGCTGGGTGAATACCTGGCAGGTTTGGGCTACCGGGTCTTGAAGGCGATCGATGGGGAGCAGGCCTTTGAAATCCTTGCGACCAAGCCGCACCTGGACCTGATGGTCACCGATTATCGCCTGCCTGGCGGGATTTCCGGGGTGCAGATTGCCGAGCCGGCGCTGAAGCTGCGACCGGAACTGAAAGTGATTTTTATCAGCGGCTACCCGCAGGAAATTCTCGACTGCAACAGCCCGATCACGCGCAATGCACCTATCCTCGCCAAGCCGTTTGATTTGGATACGTTGCAAGAGCATATCCAGCGGTTGTTGGCCTGAAGCAAGCGGCGCCATATCGGGCGCCGCGCATTTCATTCAATCAAGGCTGGGCCTTCTTAACGTTTGCGTTTAGTTCACTCGCAGGGGTGTAAGCATATTGTCGCTTGACATTTTCCCCAAGTCCGTCGATGAAATCTTGAAGACCTTTGTGGTTGCCATCGCTAATTTTATAGACGCTGATTCCGGCGCTGGTCTGTGGAAGATTGCCACTCTTGATCATCGCCGCATCAAAGCTCAGGTTATTAGTATTGAAAAGGAATAACTCATTATTGCTGGTTTTTTGTATATACACCGTGTGAGAGAAATCCCCTCCTTCATTGGCATACTTGAAGTTAATAAATCCCGACTCTGTAATGTCAGCGGGATTGAAGGTGGTTTTCAGGCTGTCGGGCTTGATGCCCATGAGTTCAAGGTAGCCGGCTGAATAGTTATTACCGCCTTTGCGATTTGTGGCGGCTACAACGGTGTCGAATACCTGAGGCGAAAGGGTTTTTTCAGCTTGCCCCACGCGTATGGAAGCTTCGTAACAAATCAGCCATCGGTTGCCAGGGTGCGCATGCAGCTTCTCCAAGTTGAGCCTCAGTTCTTCGTTAGTGAGGTTGCGCGGTCTACCCGAAGGGGTCAGTGGCACGTCATATAATGGCTTCACCTCTGAGCTGAGTACACTGTTTTTTTGCAGCCAGGTGTCATCATGATCAAAAACCTTAAACTCAAGAGCGTTCCTGTCAAGGCTGTGAGTTTTATATTGAACATTCAGTTTTTTATCATGGAAAAGTTTCTTCAAGCCACCTTCCATGGCCTCGGCGCTTGAAAACGTTGCCACACCGAAATTTGGGTCATAAAACCAGAATAGCTTTTCGCCCTCTGTTACCTTGATCCCCGCTGACACTGCATGGCCCGGCGTATCGATCATTATCGATTTTTGAACCGGCGAATCGCTCAATTCTTTTATCATGGCTTGATAGGAAAGCTGCCGAGGAGTTTTCCCAGCGTGGAAAGCGGTCTGGCCGCCTACTTGAGTCTGAAGTTTGGTTAGAGCTTGAATGAACTTGCGTGAGGCTGGGTCTGTAGGAAACGCCGCAGCGGTGTAGAGATTTTTAATGAGTTGCGCCTCCTTTCCTTCCTCCATTGCCATCGCCATTACACGGGACAGCGCAGCACTCTGCCCGTCAGACAGCTGTAATGTCTCAGTCAGGTAGACAACTTGCGGCACAGGGATCACGTTGCCGAAGCGAGGTTCTATATTGTCAATGAATCGCGCCGAACCGGAGCGCCCAAAACCGTACGCAATATCATCGTATTTTTTTGCAATAATGCCTACTTGCTCAGCAGTGAGTGTGCTGTCGCCAGCCAACTTCATAATGTCTTCTATTTTTTTAGCTCTGTCCAGTCCAGGCACCTTGCTATAAGCGCCGATATAGTAACCATTATCAAACTCCGCTGTTCCTCGATGCTTTATAACGCTTCCTTTCCA
This genomic stretch from Pseudomonas synxantha BG33R harbors:
- a CDS encoding chemotaxis protein CheB; this encodes MSEAHDPPMRGIEAIVVGASAGGVEALLSIFGELPVTFSLPIIAVLHLPDERRSQLAEVFARRLSIPVKEARDKEAVEAGTLYFAGPGYHLSVEHDRSLSLSQEDRVHHSRPAIDYLFASAADVYGPRLLAILLTGANQDGAQGLAHVKQSGGTTIVQDPKQARIAVMPLAALALHTPDHILSLSQIGSLLASLEPFPC
- a CDS encoding response regulator; this encodes MSEDAQDVVLIVEDDESIMFVLGEYLAGLGYRVLKAIDGEQAFEILATKPHLDLMVTDYRLPGGISGVQIAEPALKLRPELKVIFISGYPQEILDCNSPITRNAPILAKPFDLDTLQEHIQRLLA
- a CDS encoding hybrid sensor histidine kinase/response regulator, encoding MLSTVQAKLLIVDDLPENLLALEALIKREDRQVFKALSADEALSLLLEHEFAMAILDVQMPGMNGFELAELMRGTEKTKNIPIVFVSAAGRELNYAFKGYESGAVDFLHKPLDIHAVKSKVNVFVDLYRQSKAMKLQVEELERSRREQELLLTRLQATQAELEQAVRMRDDFMSIVAHEVRTPLNGLILETQLRKMHLARDNAAAFTLDKMHAMVDRDERQIKSLIRLIEDMLDVSRIRTGKLSIRPAHFDLAQLVRNLVHNFEPQVAAAESSMQLVADEAVEGNWDEFRIEQVITNLLTNALRYGAKSPVDVRVYTEHGEARVEVRDRGIGISEANQKRIFQQFERVSANHAAAGLGLGLFISEQIVAAHGGTIEVESQIGEGALFRVCLPLEAAA